In bacterium YEK0313, one genomic interval encodes:
- the gcvA_15 gene encoding Glycine cleavage system transcriptional activator produces the protein MCELFSRKNWIMARRLPPLSSLKAFEAAARLGSVTRAAEELGRTHGAVSRQVRALQDFAGIALFEKAGTGLRLNASGEALLPVVTQALDQLEAGWQRVLDDARAPSVHVACSATFAMRWLVPHLAGFYRRHPDMRVRLSMTSAREIRHQGADLIVAWDRATYPERDQARSIRVADVAFGPVCAPDYRVAIKGRRLTCATRILHEYTSRAWSLWQAHAGLAVANTAELSFPHTHLCIEAAVAGLGVALVERRMVRDDIAQGRLVAPAGFVPFADGLAIVPASERLETPAAKAFTAWIADELAEGP, from the coding sequence ATGTGTGAGCTTTTCTCACGAAAGAATTGGATCATGGCCCGGCGCCTTCCGCCGCTCTCCTCGCTCAAGGCTTTCGAAGCGGCCGCGCGGCTCGGCTCGGTGACCCGGGCGGCGGAGGAGCTCGGCCGCACGCATGGCGCGGTCAGCCGGCAGGTGCGCGCACTGCAGGATTTTGCCGGCATCGCCCTGTTCGAGAAGGCTGGAACCGGTCTGCGGCTCAATGCTTCCGGGGAGGCATTGCTGCCGGTGGTGACGCAGGCCCTGGATCAGCTCGAGGCGGGGTGGCAGCGCGTGCTCGACGATGCGCGCGCGCCGAGCGTCCATGTCGCCTGCAGCGCGACCTTCGCGATGCGCTGGCTCGTGCCGCACCTTGCGGGGTTCTACCGGCGCCATCCGGACATGCGCGTCAGGCTGTCGATGACGTCGGCGCGCGAGATCCGCCATCAGGGCGCGGACCTGATCGTCGCGTGGGATCGCGCCACCTATCCGGAGCGTGACCAGGCCCGCTCCATCCGGGTCGCCGACGTCGCCTTCGGCCCGGTCTGTGCGCCGGACTATCGGGTTGCGATCAAGGGCCGGCGGCTGACCTGCGCGACGCGCATCCTGCATGAATATACGTCGCGGGCCTGGAGCCTGTGGCAAGCCCATGCGGGGCTGGCCGTCGCCAACACGGCCGAGCTGAGCTTTCCGCACACGCATCTGTGCATCGAGGCCGCCGTCGCCGGGCTCGGCGTGGCGCTTGTCGAGCGGCGCATGGTGCGGGACGACATCGCGCAGGGCCGGCTGGTCGCTCCGGCGGGCTTCGTCCCGTTCGCGGACGGGCTTGCCATCGTGCCCGCCTCGGAACGGTTGGAGACGCCGGCCGCAAAGGCTTTCACCGCGTGGATCGCGGACGAACTGGCCGAAGGTCCGTAA
- the eno_2 gene encoding Enolase yields the protein MTAIRHISGHEILDSRGNPTVEVDVVLDDGTMASAAVPSGASTGAHEAHELRDGGTRFHGKGVLKAVAAVNGEIAAALSGMNALSQASIDRAMIALDGTPNKSRLGANAILGVSLAVARAAAASLNLPLYRAIGGANAYLLPAPGMNIVNGGAHADNPLDFQEFMIMPVGAATFAEAVRMGSEVFHALKLQLMRAGHQTNVGDEGGFAPHIRSAPEAIEAILAAIEAAGYRAGRDIAIVMDPAASELFEDGAYHYRGESLVRSTEQHLRYLIDLVRQYPICAIEDPMAETDAEGWQEITRAIGATCQITGDDVFCTNIGLLDDGIRSGIANAILVKVNQIGTLTEALRTVERAHKAGYAVMMSHRSGETEDTTIADLAVATGCGQIKTGSLSRSDRTAKYNRLMRIERELGGEARYAGRGLFDRALAARRLN from the coding sequence ATGACGGCGATCAGGCATATCAGTGGCCACGAAATCCTCGACAGCCGCGGCAATCCGACGGTCGAGGTGGATGTCGTCCTCGACGACGGCACCATGGCGTCGGCCGCCGTTCCATCAGGAGCCTCGACCGGCGCGCATGAGGCACACGAACTGCGCGACGGCGGCACGCGCTTCCACGGCAAGGGCGTGCTGAAGGCGGTGGCGGCGGTCAACGGCGAGATCGCCGCCGCCCTCAGCGGCATGAACGCGCTGTCGCAGGCGAGCATCGACCGCGCCATGATCGCGCTCGACGGAACGCCGAACAAAAGCCGCCTCGGCGCCAATGCCATCCTCGGCGTCTCGCTCGCCGTCGCCAGGGCCGCCGCCGCATCGCTGAACCTGCCGCTCTATCGCGCCATCGGCGGCGCGAACGCCTATCTGCTGCCCGCCCCCGGCATGAACATCGTCAATGGCGGGGCCCATGCCGACAATCCGCTGGACTTCCAGGAGTTCATGATCATGCCTGTCGGCGCGGCCACCTTTGCCGAGGCCGTCCGCATGGGCTCGGAGGTCTTTCACGCCCTGAAGCTGCAGTTGATGCGCGCCGGCCACCAGACCAATGTCGGCGACGAAGGCGGCTTCGCGCCCCATATCCGCAGCGCGCCGGAAGCGATCGAAGCCATCCTGGCCGCAATCGAGGCCGCAGGCTATCGGGCCGGCCGCGACATCGCCATCGTCATGGATCCGGCCGCCTCCGAGCTCTTCGAGGACGGCGCCTATCATTACCGGGGCGAGAGCCTCGTCCGCTCCACCGAGCAGCATCTGCGCTATCTGATCGACCTGGTCCGGCAATATCCCATCTGCGCGATCGAGGACCCGATGGCGGAGACCGACGCCGAGGGCTGGCAGGAGATCACCCGCGCGATCGGCGCGACATGCCAGATCACCGGCGACGACGTGTTCTGCACCAATATCGGTCTTCTCGACGACGGCATCCGCTCAGGCATCGCCAACGCCATCCTCGTCAAGGTCAATCAGATCGGCACGCTGACCGAAGCCCTGCGCACCGTCGAGCGGGCCCACAAGGCCGGTTATGCCGTGATGATGTCGCATCGTTCGGGCGAGACCGAAGACACCACGATCGCCGATCTCGCCGTGGCGACCGGATGCGGCCAGATCAAGACGGGCTCGCTCTCGCGATCCGACCGGACGGCGAAATACAACCGGCTGATGCGTATCGAACGCGAGCTCGGCGGCGAGGCGCGCTATGCCGGCCGCGGCCTTTTCGACCGGGCCCTTGCCGCGCGCCGCCTCAACTGA
- the nsaD_2 gene encoding 2-hydroxychromene-2-carboxylate isomerase — translation MTMLEFFFDLSSPWTYLGFTNVQPLAERTGARLVLRPILVGGVFNAVNQDLYKQRENMDSPRMRHNAKALKDWAAFTGVTMNFPSAYHPAKSIHAMRMATALETDQPALQRFAKAAFEAYFGRAENLDDPDVLVAAANAAGLDGTAIRALSVTDEIKARLRANTDEVIARGGFGSPTLFVDGDDMYFGNDQLPLVELALKRRKG, via the coding sequence ATGACGATGCTCGAGTTCTTCTTCGACCTGTCCAGTCCCTGGACCTATCTCGGCTTCACCAATGTCCAGCCGCTGGCCGAGCGCACGGGCGCGCGCCTCGTGCTGAGACCGATCCTGGTCGGCGGCGTGTTCAACGCGGTCAACCAGGACCTCTACAAGCAGCGCGAGAACATGGACAGTCCGCGCATGCGGCACAATGCCAAGGCGCTCAAGGACTGGGCGGCCTTCACTGGCGTCACCATGAACTTCCCATCGGCCTATCATCCGGCGAAGAGCATCCACGCCATGCGCATGGCGACCGCGCTCGAAACCGACCAGCCGGCGCTTCAGCGCTTCGCCAAGGCGGCGTTCGAAGCCTATTTCGGCCGGGCCGAAAATCTCGACGATCCCGACGTGCTGGTCGCGGCGGCCAACGCTGCCGGCCTCGACGGCACTGCCATCCGCGCCTTGTCGGTCACCGACGAGATCAAGGCTCGGCTGAGGGCCAATACCGACGAGGTGATCGCGCGCGGCGGCTTCGGCTCGCCGACACTATTCGTCGACGGCGACGACATGTATTTCGGCAACGACCAGCTGCCGCTCGTCGAATTGGCGCTGAAGCGGCGGAAAGGCTAG
- the yfcG_7 gene encoding Disulfide-bond oxidoreductase YfcG produces the protein MIDLYYWPTPNGWKISIMLEETGLDYRTVPVNIGAGEQFSEDFLRLSPNGRMPAIVDHDPPGGGAPVSIFESGAILLYLAEKTGRFCPTDVKAKVKVTEWLMWQMAGFGPMLGQNGHFKLYAPEKIPYAIDRYEREANRLYGVLDAQLGRTGAFVAGDYSLADMAIFPWVVTHKRQDIPMARFPHVQRWFAQVRARPKVQAGMALLRDKVSNAAADDEKARDILFRRPA, from the coding sequence ATGATCGACCTCTATTACTGGCCGACGCCGAACGGCTGGAAGATCAGCATCATGCTGGAGGAGACTGGCCTCGACTACCGGACCGTGCCGGTCAATATCGGCGCCGGCGAGCAGTTCTCGGAGGACTTCCTGCGGCTCAGCCCCAACGGCCGCATGCCCGCCATCGTCGATCACGATCCGCCCGGCGGCGGCGCGCCGGTCAGCATCTTCGAGAGCGGGGCTATCCTCCTCTATCTCGCCGAGAAGACCGGGCGGTTCTGTCCCACCGACGTCAAGGCCAAGGTGAAGGTCACCGAATGGCTGATGTGGCAGATGGCCGGCTTCGGCCCAATGCTCGGTCAGAACGGCCATTTCAAGCTCTATGCGCCGGAAAAGATCCCCTATGCCATCGACCGCTACGAGCGCGAGGCGAACCGGCTCTACGGCGTCCTGGACGCCCAGCTCGGGCGGACCGGCGCTTTCGTCGCCGGCGACTATTCGCTCGCCGACATGGCGATCTTTCCCTGGGTGGTGACGCACAAGCGGCAGGACATTCCGATGGCGCGGTTCCCGCATGTCCAGCGCTGGTTCGCGCAGGTGCGCGCCCGGCCCAAGGTGCAGGCCGGCATGGCGCTCCTGCGCGACAAGGTATCCAACGCCGCGGCCGACGACGAGAAGGCGCGCGACATCCTGTTCCGGAGGCCGGCATGA
- a CDS encoding leucine/isoleucine/valine transporter permease subunit has protein sequence MRPNFFHVVLSPFWWAALAALATLPLWLPSYYLHIATLALIYAGLASAWNIVGGLTGQISLAHSIFVGMGSVFASALLLQLGINLWLAAGIAAALSAAMGAAIAWIDHRFRLGHLSFALITLAFAEMAELVVLGWDFVGGASGQSLPRDEGHVLLFQFGGSHGYFWLVLTLATLALVVNLAIINAPLGYFLRAIRDNENAAQALGVGLLRNKMIAMAISAVLTSMIGTAYARYSTFIDPHLFASPVLTIEIVLFATIGGLGTAFGPVVGAILLVPLGELLRGQLGGVLPGLHYFIYGTIVVVVILALPQGIGPTLARLFRAFRRAPPAEKAGASAPAAEGQGG, from the coding sequence ATGCGACCGAACTTCTTCCACGTCGTCCTGTCGCCGTTCTGGTGGGCGGCGCTCGCGGCGCTCGCGACCCTGCCGCTCTGGCTGCCGAGCTATTATCTGCATATCGCGACGCTGGCGCTGATCTATGCCGGCCTTGCCAGTGCCTGGAACATCGTCGGCGGCCTGACCGGGCAGATCTCGCTCGCCCATTCGATCTTCGTCGGCATGGGTTCGGTCTTCGCCAGCGCGCTGCTGCTGCAACTCGGCATCAATCTCTGGCTCGCCGCGGGCATCGCCGCCGCGCTGTCGGCGGCCATGGGGGCGGCGATCGCCTGGATCGACCACCGCTTCCGGCTCGGCCACCTGTCCTTCGCGCTGATCACGCTCGCCTTCGCCGAAATGGCCGAGCTCGTCGTGCTCGGCTGGGACTTCGTCGGCGGCGCCTCCGGACAGTCGCTGCCGCGCGACGAGGGCCATGTCCTGCTGTTCCAGTTCGGCGGCTCGCATGGCTATTTCTGGCTGGTGCTGACGCTTGCGACGCTGGCGCTGGTGGTCAACCTTGCCATCATCAACGCGCCGCTCGGCTATTTCCTGCGGGCCATCCGGGACAACGAGAACGCCGCCCAGGCGCTCGGCGTCGGGCTCCTGCGCAACAAGATGATCGCCATGGCGATCAGCGCGGTGCTCACCTCGATGATCGGCACGGCCTATGCGCGCTATTCGACCTTCATCGACCCGCACCTGTTCGCCTCGCCCGTGCTGACCATCGAGATCGTGCTGTTCGCCACCATCGGCGGGCTCGGCACCGCCTTCGGGCCGGTGGTCGGCGCCATCCTCCTGGTGCCGCTCGGCGAGCTCCTGCGCGGCCAGCTCGGCGGCGTGCTGCCGGGGCTGCACTACTTCATCTACGGTACCATCGTCGTGGTGGTGATCCTGGCCCTGCCGCAAGGGATCGGGCCGACCTTGGCGCGGCTGTTCCGGGCCTTCCGCCGCGCGCCGCCGGCGGAAAAGGCGGGAGCATCGGCGCCGGCCGCCGAAGGGCAGGGCGGCTGA
- the livH_37 gene encoding High-affinity branched-chain amino acid transport system permease protein LivH, protein MDTDILLQAVVQGLLIGSTYGTVALGLGLIYSVSGVVNFSHGDFLSLAMFVSYALYAAFALDPYVSVFITFPVLAVAGALVYWTLIRPVISGHLLMIIQLTLGLNLILQNGMLMVFGGQPLRVPSIMETKLLIVGDIIMRWPLVIAFCASVVLAGLLFLMLNRTDFGRSIRAVHQNPKAAALMGVNVARVRILVFALGIGLLAIAGALLLPGTPLHPSMGLRYTVITLLTLVLGGMTNFVGILLGGLVIGLSEAIGTIYISGILGMMLPYLILVVILLFRPAGLLGKA, encoded by the coding sequence ATGGATACCGACATCCTTCTGCAGGCCGTGGTTCAGGGCCTGCTCATCGGCAGCACCTACGGCACGGTCGCGCTCGGCCTCGGCCTCATCTACAGCGTCTCCGGCGTCGTCAACTTCTCCCATGGCGATTTCCTGTCGCTCGCCATGTTCGTCAGCTACGCGCTCTACGCCGCCTTCGCGCTCGACCCCTATGTCTCGGTCTTCATCACCTTCCCGGTGCTCGCGGTCGCCGGCGCGCTGGTCTACTGGACGCTGATCCGGCCGGTCATCTCGGGCCATCTCCTGATGATCATCCAGCTCACGCTGGGGCTCAACCTGATCCTGCAGAACGGCATGCTGATGGTGTTCGGCGGCCAGCCGCTCAGGGTGCCGTCCATCATGGAAACGAAGCTGCTGATCGTCGGCGACATCATCATGCGCTGGCCGCTGGTCATCGCCTTCTGCGCCTCTGTCGTGCTCGCCGGCCTGCTGTTCCTGATGCTCAACCGCACGGATTTCGGCCGCAGCATCCGCGCGGTGCACCAGAACCCCAAGGCGGCGGCGCTGATGGGGGTGAACGTCGCGCGCGTGCGCATCCTGGTCTTCGCCCTCGGCATCGGCCTCCTCGCCATTGCCGGCGCGCTGCTGCTGCCGGGCACGCCCCTGCATCCCAGCATGGGCCTGCGCTACACCGTCATCACCCTCCTGACCCTGGTCCTCGGCGGCATGACCAACTTCGTCGGCATCCTGCTCGGGGGCCTGGTCATCGGCCTCTCCGAGGCGATCGGCACCATCTACATCTCCGGCATCCTCGGCATGATGCTGCCCTATCTCATCCTGGTGGTGATCCTGCTGTTCCGCCCCGCCGGCCTTCTGGGGAAAGCCTGA
- the livF_34 gene encoding High-affinity branched-chain amino acid transport ATP-binding protein LivF, giving the protein MTIPMLEVRSITAGYDGSTALDDVSMEIRQGELVGLLGANNAGKSTLINCLSGAVVPRSGSIRFEGEEIVGLAPHEVVERGIIQVPEGRLVFPQMSVRENLLMGGVGRQARAGRAARMEVVLETFPRLKERLTQDAGTLSGGEQQMLAIGRGMMAGARVLMLDEPSLGLSPLFVQYIFETIRSLHESGLTILLVEQNSNLTFRHASRCYVLERGKVAIEGPSAVVKDDPATRKAYLGL; this is encoded by the coding sequence GTGACGATTCCCATGCTTGAGGTCCGCTCGATCACCGCCGGCTATGACGGCAGCACCGCGCTCGACGACGTCTCGATGGAGATCCGCCAGGGCGAGCTCGTCGGCCTGCTCGGCGCCAACAATGCCGGCAAGAGCACGCTCATCAACTGCCTGTCCGGCGCCGTCGTGCCGCGCTCCGGCTCGATCCGCTTCGAGGGCGAGGAGATCGTCGGCCTCGCGCCGCACGAGGTGGTCGAGCGCGGCATCATCCAGGTGCCCGAGGGCCGGCTGGTCTTCCCGCAGATGAGCGTGCGCGAGAACCTGCTGATGGGCGGCGTCGGCCGGCAGGCCCGGGCCGGACGCGCGGCGCGCATGGAGGTCGTGCTCGAGACCTTCCCGCGGCTGAAGGAGCGCCTGACGCAGGACGCCGGCACCTTGTCCGGCGGCGAGCAGCAGATGCTGGCGATCGGCCGCGGCATGATGGCGGGCGCCCGCGTGCTGATGCTCGACGAGCCTTCGCTCGGCCTGTCGCCGCTGTTCGTGCAGTACATCTTCGAGACGATCCGCAGCCTGCATGAAAGCGGCCTGACGATCCTGCTCGTCGAACAGAACTCCAACCTGACCTTCCGCCATGCCTCGCGCTGCTACGTGCTGGAGCGCGGCAAGGTCGCCATCGAGGGCCCGAGCGCCGTGGTCAAGGACGACCCCGCGACGCGCAAGGCCTATCTCGGCCTCTAG